The following are from one region of the Oryzias latipes chromosome 12, ASM223467v1 genome:
- the LOC101158370 gene encoding cytochrome P450 26B1 isoform X2 has translation MAKLPGSAGVSLFGDKSLEFYRDPVSFCQQRIHKHRGRVFQSRLLNRPTVFVCSVRGMRELLGEKNHIFLKDPTDLMTNMYGDTIVTTNGEEACLLRLSLTSLFRETSLESTREYVSSVCERCLKDLSLRGQSECVYSVFKRLGTELVLGLFLNIRAEEQPDLFQEIMQLCTQHWHGLISAPVNLKVPLWSSGFSTALEARDRLMDIIKDKLENDTEGFPVTLSSLPLPDSSAAAQHLLLFISALIPKALASLLTSFTLVLSADEQVESRRRAVEDSDFLHTVLLEVQRLWPPFIGGRRIADQDTTLAGFEIPKGYGAIFISHSVHRDPEVFQQPDSFLPERWSGRNAGQEGFLCSFGNGPRSCIGSKLTDIFLKEA, from the exons ATGGCGAAGCTTCCCGGAAGCGCAGGTGTATCGCTGTTCGGCGACAAGTCTCTAGAGTTCTACCGGGACCCGGTGAGCTTCTGCCAGCAGAGGATCCACAAACACCGGGGCCGAGTGTTCCAGAGCCGCCTGCTGAACAGACCCACGGTGTTCGTCTGCTCCGTCAGGGGGATGAGAGAGCTGCTGGGTG aaaagaaCCACATCTTTTTGAAGGATCCAACTGATTTGATGACCAACATGTATGGAGACACCATTGTTACCACCAACG GTGAGGAGGCCTGCCTCCTCCGTCTGTCTCTCACCAGCTTGTTCAGAGAAACATCTCTGGAGTCTACACGGGAATACGTCTCCAG TGTGTGTGAGCGCTGTCTGAAGGACCTCTCCCTGAG aggtCAATCAGAGTGTGTGTACTCAGTTTTTAAGCGTCTGGGGACCGAGTTGGTCTTAGGCCTTTTTCTGAACATACGAGCAGAAGAACAGCCGGATCTTTTCCAGGAAATCATGCAGCTTTGCACCCAGCACTGGCATG GTCTGATCTCTGCTCCGGTGAACCTGAAAGTTCCTCTGTGGTCGTCAGGTTTCTCCACAGCTCTGGAAGCCAGAGACAGACTGATGGACATCATCAAAGACAAGTTGGAGAATGACACAGAGGG TTTTCCTGTCACTCTCTCCTCTTTGCCGCTGCCTGATTCCAGTGCTGCAGCCCAACACCTCCTGCTGTTTATCTCAGCCCTCATTCCCAAAGCTCTGGCCTCCCTGCTCACCTCTTTCACTCTAGTCCTCAGTGCAGACGAGCAG GTGGAGAGTCGTCGCCGCGCCGTAGAAGACTCTGACTTCCTGCACACCGTCCTGCTGGAGGTGCAGAGACTGTGGCCGCCATTCATTGGAGGACGAAGAATAGCTGATCAG gacACAACCCTCGCTGGGTTTGAGATTCCTAAAGGCTATGGGGCAATTTTCATCAGCCACTCCGTCCATCGGGATCCAGAGGTGTTCCAACAGCCGGACAGCTTCCTGCCGGAACGATGGAGTGGAAG GAATGCTGGACAGGAGGGCTTTCTTTGTTCTTTCGGCAATGGACCTCGGAGCTGCATCGGATCCAAGCTCACCGACATTTTCTTAAAG gaggCTTAA